The proteins below come from a single Erysipelothrix piscisicarius genomic window:
- a CDS encoding response regulator transcription factor — MVRFLIVDDEEKIREVAKEYAKATGLLCDEASDGAEAIEMVKSNDYDVVVLDIMMPNLDGFTACREIKKIKDVPIIMLSARQEEFDKLLGFELGIDDYVTKPFSPKELMARIKAVSERAKGMKHSVYSFGGLEVDITGRNLIIDGERINVTPKEFDLLVFLIQHKDQALSRDVLLDKVWNYNYYGDYRTVDTHIKMLRQNLGPYRDYIVTVRGTGYKFEINN; from the coding sequence ATGGTTAGATTTTTGATTGTAGATGATGAAGAGAAAATTAGAGAAGTTGCCAAGGAATATGCAAAGGCGACGGGTTTATTATGTGATGAGGCGTCCGATGGAGCTGAAGCAATAGAAATGGTCAAAAGCAATGACTATGATGTTGTTGTATTGGACATCATGATGCCAAATCTTGATGGTTTTACTGCATGTCGTGAAATAAAGAAAATCAAAGATGTTCCGATAATTATGTTATCTGCACGTCAAGAGGAGTTCGATAAGCTTCTTGGTTTTGAATTGGGAATTGATGACTATGTCACCAAACCGTTTTCGCCAAAGGAATTAATGGCTCGAATCAAAGCGGTAAGTGAACGCGCTAAAGGAATGAAACACAGTGTTTATTCATTTGGTGGTCTTGAAGTGGATATTACAGGCCGTAACTTAATTATCGATGGTGAAAGAATTAATGTCACCCCTAAAGAGTTTGACCTATTGGTCTTTCTCATTCAGCACAAAGATCAAGCGCTTTCGCGTGATGTATTGTTAGACAAAGTATGGAATTATAATTATTATGGTGACTATCGTACCGTCGATACTCATATTAAAATGTTAAGACAAAACTTAGGTCCGTATCGTGACTATATCGTAACGGTACGTGGAACAGGCTACAAGTTTGAAATCAACAACTAA
- the ftsY gene encoding signal recognition particle-docking protein FtsY — MGFFDMFKKSNKKDQKEQALYSTGLDSTKASFGNKLKQMFTGKPKFDDAWYDHLLAVLIQSDVSLKSAQKIIKTFRKNVKTSMSEEEEALETLVEVILRQYGDNLEPYAIEPGRLNAILVVGVNGSGKTTTCAKLAYNYQQEGHKVLLVGGDSFRAAGSNQLKVWADELGVDFIGGKDNQDPASVYVDAARYAKEHDFDVMICDSAGRLQNKVNLMKELEKMKRVLEREVGSIDHTYLVIDGNTGQNGLSQAKMFTEVTPVDSLIVTKLDGSPKGGVLISIKDELDLKVSHIGLGESVSDLRAFDIESYLYHLVNDNHEH, encoded by the coding sequence ATGGGATTTTTTGATATGTTTAAAAAATCAAATAAAAAAGATCAAAAAGAACAAGCACTTTATTCCACCGGGTTGGATTCAACCAAAGCATCTTTTGGTAATAAGCTTAAACAAATGTTTACAGGTAAACCTAAGTTTGATGATGCTTGGTATGATCATCTTTTAGCGGTTTTGATTCAAAGTGATGTATCTTTAAAAAGCGCTCAAAAAATTATTAAAACATTTCGAAAAAATGTGAAAACTTCGATGAGTGAAGAAGAAGAAGCTTTGGAAACGCTTGTGGAAGTGATTTTAAGACAGTATGGGGATAATTTGGAACCATATGCCATTGAACCAGGACGCCTCAATGCAATTCTTGTTGTGGGTGTGAATGGTTCGGGAAAAACGACGACTTGCGCAAAATTGGCGTATAACTATCAACAAGAAGGTCATAAAGTATTGTTGGTAGGTGGAGATAGTTTTAGAGCAGCTGGAAGTAACCAACTAAAAGTATGGGCTGATGAGCTTGGTGTTGATTTTATTGGCGGTAAGGATAATCAAGATCCGGCATCGGTCTATGTTGATGCAGCGCGGTATGCCAAGGAACATGATTTTGATGTCATGATTTGTGATAGTGCAGGTCGCTTACAAAATAAAGTAAACCTTATGAAAGAACTCGAAAAAATGAAGCGTGTTTTAGAGCGTGAAGTGGGAAGTATTGATCATACCTACCTAGTGATTGATGGTAATACCGGACAAAATGGATTATCTCAAGCGAAAATGTTTACTGAGGTCACGCCCGTTGATTCCTTAATCGTTACGAAACTGGATGGTTCACCTAAAGGTGGGGTTCTGATAAGTATCAAAGATGAATTGGATTTAAAGGTAAGTCATATTGGTTTGGGTGAATCGGTCAGCGATTTAAGAGCGTTCGATATCGAGAGTTATCTCTATCATCTTGTGAATGATAACCATGAGCATTGA
- a CDS encoding ArsR family transcriptional regulator codes for MRDGKEGLKNKKKTGNHFSALHTSKSLTEIERLQLEILKRDIEIARLKKWYQVKGVGVNKEFVTLKDKNSK; via the coding sequence ATGCGTGATGGTAAAGAGGGTTTAAAAAACAAGAAAAAGACAGGAAATCATTTTTCTGCGCTTCATACGAGTAAATCATTAACTGAGATCGAACGACTTCAACTCGAAATTCTAAAACGAGATATTGAGATTGCACGATTAAAAAAATGGTACCAGGTGAAAGGAGTTGGTGTAAACAAGGAGTTCGTTACTTTAAAAGACAAGAATTCCAAATAG
- a CDS encoding DHH family phosphoesterase, producing MNKTKFQEYVESYDKICLFRHVQPDGDALGSQVGLAKWLKLNYPDKEILMLGSDLHNFTIYEAMDQVENLGSFLAIVLDSANQERIDDQRFQEAKAIIKIDHHPEVDIYGDLQIVDSSRGSVCEIVADLLRELQMNMDETIANTLLSGILTDTQKFSIETTSSKTLRAAAWLMDEGANITKLNHALFLRTRRNFEINREIQNHIQVKDAFAYVIIDQALRDQMGITESDAKMFTGSMAGVREFKIWGLFIQTEDGTFKASLRSQNNTINTIAQRYNGGGHRLACGIKGLTYQTMESLIQELAETSLL from the coding sequence ATGAACAAAACTAAATTTCAAGAATATGTCGAATCTTATGATAAGATTTGCTTATTTCGCCATGTCCAACCAGATGGGGATGCTTTAGGTTCCCAGGTTGGTCTGGCAAAATGGTTGAAGTTAAACTATCCTGATAAGGAAATCTTAATGTTAGGAAGCGATCTCCATAATTTTACGATTTATGAAGCCATGGATCAGGTAGAAAATCTTGGCTCGTTTTTAGCGATTGTTTTAGATAGCGCAAATCAAGAACGTATCGATGATCAACGTTTTCAAGAGGCAAAAGCGATTATTAAGATTGATCACCATCCAGAAGTAGATATTTATGGTGATTTACAAATCGTGGATTCGAGTCGAGGCAGCGTTTGTGAAATTGTCGCGGATTTATTGCGAGAACTTCAGATGAACATGGATGAAACGATTGCTAATACGCTTCTTTCGGGTATTTTGACCGACACACAAAAGTTCTCAATTGAAACAACTTCTTCTAAAACACTCCGTGCAGCAGCTTGGCTTATGGATGAAGGGGCGAACATTACAAAACTTAATCATGCGCTTTTCCTGCGTACGCGCAGAAATTTTGAAATCAATCGCGAGATTCAAAATCATATCCAAGTAAAAGATGCTTTTGCATATGTTATCATTGACCAAGCATTGCGTGATCAAATGGGAATTACTGAGTCTGATGCGAAAATGTTTACAGGTTCAATGGCAGGTGTGCGTGAGTTTAAAATTTGGGGATTGTTTATCCAAACTGAAGATGGAACGTTTAAAGCATCGTTAAGATCTCAAAATAATACAATTAATACCATTGCACAACGCTATAACGGTGGTGGACATCGTCTTGCTTGTGGTATTAAAGGTTTGACCTATCAAACGATGGAATCACTTATTCAAGAATTGGCAGAAACATCGCTATTATAG
- a CDS encoding sensor histidine kinase: MKSTTKNMAFRIWFYFLLLTGIMLLFLWMLQISFIGPYYERNRSQTIQMKVTEIERLLERSDISIVEEATGKILATENMCISIYNDIGVRTYIGENPNIPCQLNNLKNSTMKEYMIMADNASTHDFSINFNNGIHEQGMYFYGRSTLINGKPNYIFVISPIKLLDSTVFVLKRQFGLLALVVFSVATIVAFILSKRLSSPITKITNSAKKLADGDLSVDFEGDDYSEVETLASTLNYATQEFRKTDELRRDLVANVSHDIKTPLTMIKAYAEMIQDISGDNPEMREQHLHVIVDEVNHLERLVNDMLTLSKYEANVFDIKETEYFMLQQIRSTTHLFLAMDLQFEVHCDPNLMVIADEIKMGQVLYNYINNATKYVGEDNLIIIKAEVEGDFVVVSVTDHGIGISPDIIDHIWDRYYKIDKNYQRSGSSSGLGLSIVKAICDASGSKYWVESELGSGTSFYYSVKKAN, translated from the coding sequence TTGAAATCAACAACTAAAAATATGGCCTTTCGTATTTGGTTCTACTTCCTATTATTAACAGGAATTATGCTGTTATTTTTATGGATGTTACAGATTTCATTTATAGGACCATATTACGAGCGTAATCGATCTCAGACGATCCAAATGAAGGTCACAGAGATTGAACGGTTGTTAGAACGATCGGATATTTCGATAGTCGAAGAAGCAACAGGAAAAATTCTTGCAACTGAAAACATGTGTATTAGTATTTATAACGATATTGGGGTTCGTACTTATATTGGTGAGAACCCCAATATTCCTTGTCAGTTAAACAATCTAAAAAATTCTACGATGAAAGAGTATATGATTATGGCTGATAATGCTTCTACACATGATTTTTCGATTAATTTTAATAATGGAATCCATGAGCAAGGAATGTATTTTTATGGGAGAAGTACACTCATAAATGGGAAACCGAATTACATTTTTGTTATTTCTCCGATAAAACTTTTAGATTCAACGGTATTTGTTTTAAAAAGACAATTTGGATTGCTAGCACTTGTAGTATTTAGCGTTGCGACAATTGTTGCTTTTATCTTATCGAAGCGACTATCAAGTCCAATTACAAAAATTACCAACAGTGCTAAAAAGTTGGCGGATGGCGATTTATCAGTAGATTTTGAAGGGGATGATTATTCTGAAGTTGAAACTTTGGCAAGCACATTGAATTATGCAACCCAAGAGTTTCGTAAAACCGATGAATTACGAAGAGACCTAGTCGCCAATGTCTCTCATGATATCAAAACACCTTTAACCATGATAAAAGCATATGCAGAGATGATTCAAGATATCTCCGGCGATAATCCAGAGATGCGTGAACAGCATCTTCATGTTATTGTGGATGAGGTTAATCATTTGGAACGTCTTGTAAATGATATGTTAACCTTGTCAAAATATGAAGCCAATGTATTCGATATTAAAGAAACTGAGTATTTTATGTTACAACAAATTCGCAGCACCACCCATTTGTTTTTAGCAATGGATTTACAATTTGAAGTTCATTGTGATCCTAACTTAATGGTGATAGCGGATGAAATTAAAATGGGTCAGGTTCTCTATAATTATATTAATAACGCTACCAAATATGTTGGTGAAGATAATTTAATCATCATTAAAGCAGAAGTTGAAGGGGATTTTGTTGTCGTTTCCGTTACAGACCACGGAATTGGAATTAGCCCTGATATTATTGATCATATTTGGGATCGGTACTATAAGATTGATAAAAACTACCAACGTAGTGGATCAAGCAGTGGGCTGGGGTTATCCATCGTTAAAGCGATTTGTGATGCCAGTGGATCAAAATATTGGGTTGAATCGGAATTAGGTTCGGGAACTTCGTTCTATTATTCTGTAAAAAAAGCAAATTAA
- a CDS encoding helix-hairpin-helix domain-containing protein: protein MSYLKANYPHLFYTYLLTSVIGSEVKTRQYIDECRRRKVELRPVNLEQSTNHYTLEGFAIRLPFTVIKGISKSIGARISTEVNKNGPYLSYYNAISRLNLVGIKKNQFELLIQAGAFDYLNPDRLSMIASLEEALRYANIIRVEKDGQSSLNMDLISEPIFTMVTENRRQVLNDELLVLGFYFSEHPTLRLKQKHEADSVIDVKVRDKYFRIIAMVDRIKLHRTKKGDQMAFIQLSDDTGLIDGVVFPSVYDKIKVNLEIGALVLVKGQMREPGSLIIMDMYRFDSNPEFHES, encoded by the coding sequence TTGTCTTATTTAAAAGCAAATTATCCGCATTTATTCTATACTTATTTACTCACCAGTGTGATTGGAAGTGAGGTTAAAACACGACAATATATTGATGAATGTCGTCGTAGGAAGGTTGAGTTACGACCGGTTAACTTGGAACAAAGCACTAATCATTATACACTTGAGGGATTTGCGATTCGCTTGCCATTTACCGTTATTAAAGGTATTAGTAAAAGTATCGGGGCTAGAATAAGCACTGAAGTAAATAAAAATGGGCCATATTTGAGTTACTACAACGCAATTAGCAGACTCAATTTAGTGGGCATCAAGAAAAATCAGTTTGAGTTATTGATTCAAGCAGGTGCGTTTGACTATTTAAATCCTGATCGTTTGAGTATGATTGCATCTCTTGAAGAAGCGTTACGCTATGCGAACATCATTCGAGTTGAGAAAGATGGTCAATCATCCTTGAATATGGATTTAATCAGTGAACCAATCTTTACAATGGTAACTGAAAATCGGCGACAGGTTCTCAATGATGAACTGCTTGTTTTGGGCTTTTACTTTAGTGAGCATCCAACATTACGCTTAAAACAGAAACATGAAGCGGACTCAGTCATTGATGTTAAAGTTCGTGATAAATATTTCAGAATCATCGCAATGGTTGATCGGATAAAGCTCCATCGAACCAAAAAAGGGGACCAAATGGCCTTTATTCAATTAAGTGATGATACAGGTTTGATTGATGGAGTGGTATTTCCGTCAGTATATGATAAAATAAAAGTGAACCTAGAAATAGGAGCACTTGTCTTAGTGAAGGGGCAGATGCGTGAACCGGGCTCTTTGATCATAATGGATATGTACCGATTTGATTCAAATCCGGAATTTCACGAATCATAA
- the ylxM gene encoding YlxM family DNA-binding protein: protein MSIEKAIELNRLFDYYESLLTEKQIQVFQYYYQDDLSYQEIADILNISRSAVYDNLNRTTKLLEEYEQKLGVATSYQKLFDKLYALGDGEVNRILDDFNRGGNYE from the coding sequence ATGAGCATTGAGAAAGCAATCGAATTAAATCGGCTTTTTGATTACTACGAAAGTTTGTTAACAGAAAAACAAATACAAGTTTTTCAATATTATTACCAAGATGACTTGTCATATCAAGAAATTGCGGATATCCTTAATATTAGTCGTTCGGCTGTTTATGATAACTTAAATCGAACAACCAAATTACTCGAAGAGTATGAGCAGAAGTTGGGAGTTGCGACATCCTATCAAAAATTATTTGATAAACTTTATGCCCTAGGGGATGGGGAAGTCAATAGAATCTTAGATGATTTCAATAGAGGAGGAAATTATGAGTAA
- the dnaE gene encoding DNA polymerase III subunit alpha, which produces MATHLMVRSHYSLLKGMMSVDLICEKTKEFGMKSIALTDRHVLFGALDFYVEAQKRNLKPIFGMEITIDADDFQYDSLVLARTNEGYQGLIHLSYLLSQQECVSEADVIPFQSDLVFIAYSEQGPFEKGMLGKDLDDVAIVMERLNASFSHFYIGLSHQESGFFATVNDQLRQMAALRGIDCVALPKVYYENKDDEEAFRALQAIDKGTYLEDKTLVSSPNRHFTTCDDFTVLYQESEIELTNAIAEMCHVSILDLTTELPEFETHQDVSNKIYLEQLSHFGLKRRLNQSVPVKYQERLDYELKIINDMNFTDYFLIVYDVIRYAKKEGIYVGPGRGSSAGSLVAYCLGIVEIDPIEYDLLFERFLNPERVSMPDIDIDFPDDKRQFVIDYVREKYGDNYVAHIVTFGTLKARQAFRDTARVLQVPIRKVDQVSKLIDPLLDLRQNYNQNSRFRSLLQSENILTKTFELACSLEGMPRHTSTHAAGIVLSKKPLENVVPIIQLDSETKAVQYDMSRLESIGLVKIDFLGLRNLTIIDNISRQINEQERFDIMAIPLDDKKTYDLISRAETVGVFQLESDGMKALLKKVKPYKFSDIVDTIALFRPGPMENIPLYLENRAHPQNVKYIHEDLKKITESTNGILIYQEQIMQVAQIMAGFSLARADILRKAMSKKDAKELDGLKAEFVQGCIDKGHSNVLRKSFLRLSINLRIMDLINLIRLHMV; this is translated from the coding sequence ATGGCGACACATTTAATGGTTCGCAGTCATTATTCGCTCTTAAAAGGAATGATGTCTGTAGACTTAATCTGCGAAAAAACAAAAGAATTTGGTATGAAGAGCATCGCCCTGACTGATCGGCATGTTCTTTTTGGTGCACTTGATTTTTATGTAGAAGCACAAAAACGTAATCTTAAACCGATTTTCGGTATGGAAATTACGATTGATGCTGATGATTTTCAATATGATTCACTCGTTCTCGCACGTACGAATGAGGGGTATCAAGGGCTTATTCACTTATCCTATCTTCTTTCACAACAAGAATGTGTATCGGAGGCGGATGTGATTCCTTTTCAATCCGATTTAGTGTTCATTGCATACTCCGAACAAGGGCCCTTTGAAAAAGGGATGCTCGGTAAAGATTTGGATGATGTTGCAATCGTAATGGAACGACTCAACGCTTCGTTTTCGCATTTCTATATTGGATTATCACATCAAGAGTCCGGTTTTTTTGCAACTGTTAACGATCAACTTCGTCAAATGGCGGCTTTAAGAGGGATTGACTGTGTTGCGCTTCCAAAAGTATATTACGAAAATAAAGATGATGAGGAAGCCTTTCGAGCTTTGCAAGCAATCGATAAAGGAACTTATTTAGAAGATAAAACGCTTGTTTCTTCCCCGAATCGGCATTTTACGACGTGTGATGATTTTACGGTGCTTTATCAGGAATCTGAAATTGAACTTACTAATGCCATCGCGGAAATGTGTCATGTATCGATCCTTGATTTGACAACAGAATTACCGGAGTTTGAAACGCATCAAGATGTAAGTAATAAGATTTATTTAGAACAGTTGAGTCATTTTGGCTTGAAGCGCAGATTAAATCAATCTGTACCTGTGAAATACCAGGAACGTTTGGACTATGAGTTGAAAATTATCAATGACATGAATTTTACAGATTACTTCTTAATCGTCTATGACGTGATTCGCTATGCGAAAAAAGAGGGGATTTATGTAGGACCAGGTCGTGGGAGTTCTGCGGGTTCCCTTGTTGCCTATTGTTTAGGTATCGTTGAAATTGATCCGATTGAGTATGATTTGTTATTTGAACGATTTTTAAACCCTGAACGTGTATCAATGCCCGACATTGATATAGATTTTCCAGATGATAAGCGGCAATTTGTAATTGATTACGTAAGGGAAAAATATGGTGATAATTATGTTGCTCATATTGTGACATTTGGGACACTCAAGGCGCGGCAAGCGTTTCGGGATACAGCTCGAGTATTGCAAGTTCCAATTCGTAAGGTTGATCAAGTTTCAAAACTTATTGATCCACTTTTAGATTTGCGTCAAAATTACAATCAGAACAGTCGATTTAGATCGCTTCTACAATCTGAGAATATCTTAACCAAAACGTTTGAGCTTGCGTGTAGTCTTGAAGGTATGCCACGACATACGTCGACCCATGCTGCTGGAATTGTGTTGAGTAAAAAACCACTTGAAAATGTGGTCCCTATTATTCAATTAGACTCAGAGACCAAAGCGGTCCAATATGATATGAGTCGTCTTGAGTCAATTGGTCTTGTGAAGATAGATTTTCTGGGACTCAGAAATTTGACGATTATTGACAATATCAGTCGTCAAATTAATGAACAGGAGCGATTTGACATTATGGCAATTCCTCTTGACGATAAAAAAACTTACGATTTAATTTCACGGGCAGAAACGGTTGGGGTGTTTCAACTTGAATCCGATGGGATGAAAGCATTGTTAAAAAAAGTGAAACCGTATAAGTTTAGTGATATTGTAGATACCATTGCACTGTTTAGACCGGGACCTATGGAAAATATTCCATTGTACCTCGAAAATCGTGCGCATCCCCAAAACGTCAAGTATATTCATGAGGACTTAAAAAAAATTACGGAAAGTACCAATGGGATTCTGATTTATCAAGAGCAGATTATGCAAGTTGCTCAAATTATGGCGGGATTCAGTTTAGCTCGAGCGGATATTTTACGTAAAGCAATGAGTAAGAAAGATGCTAAAGAACTTGATGGTTTAAAAGCGGAGTTTGTTCAAGGATGTATCGATAAAGGTCATAGTAATGTTTTGCGCAAGAGCTTTTTGCGCTTATCTATAAATTTGCGAATTATGGATTTAATAAATCTCATTCGGTTGCATATGGTTTAA
- a CDS encoding acetate/propionate family kinase: MSKVLAVNAGSSSLKFQLLEMPEAEVLTSGIVERIGLNDGIITFKYNDQKDTDTLNIPDHHVAVDLVLKGLVEKNIVSDLSEIVAAGHRVVHGGEYFQGSALCDEVSVAQVEELADLAPLHNPANLIGYRAFKEALPNATHIFAFDTAFHQTMPEEVFMYALPYEYYSDLAVRRYGAHGISHEYVAQRTAELMGKNVEDVNLIALHLGNGASISAVEGGKCVNTSMGFTPLAGLMMGTRTGDLDPAIVTYLMRKLDITAEEVLDIFNKKSGMAGISGISSDARDIENGIDDGNERAILTRKMYAQRVLQYVGAYALQLGHVDGLVFTAGLGENDTGTREAILDVLQPGLKLDYDRELNSKTRGKEVKLSTDASSMDIWVCPTNEELVIATDAYRIHNEQN, encoded by the coding sequence ATGAGTAAAGTTTTAGCGGTAAATGCCGGAAGTAGTTCATTGAAATTTCAATTATTAGAAATGCCAGAAGCAGAAGTGCTTACAAGTGGTATTGTTGAGCGTATTGGTTTAAATGATGGAATTATCACATTTAAATATAACGATCAAAAAGATACAGATACTTTAAATATTCCAGATCACCATGTAGCGGTAGATCTTGTATTAAAAGGTCTTGTCGAAAAAAATATTGTTTCTGATTTATCAGAAATCGTTGCAGCGGGTCACCGTGTTGTTCATGGTGGTGAGTATTTCCAAGGGAGTGCATTATGTGATGAAGTGTCTGTAGCGCAAGTTGAAGAACTTGCTGATTTAGCTCCTTTACATAATCCAGCAAACCTTATTGGTTATCGCGCATTTAAAGAAGCGTTACCAAATGCTACACATATTTTCGCATTTGATACAGCATTCCACCAAACAATGCCTGAAGAAGTGTTTATGTATGCATTACCATACGAATACTACAGCGATTTAGCGGTTCGTCGTTATGGTGCACATGGTATTTCTCATGAATATGTTGCACAACGCACAGCAGAATTAATGGGTAAAAACGTTGAAGATGTTAACTTAATTGCACTTCACTTAGGTAATGGTGCTTCGATTTCTGCAGTTGAAGGCGGAAAATGTGTTAATACATCAATGGGTTTCACACCATTAGCAGGACTCATGATGGGTACACGTACAGGTGATTTAGATCCTGCAATCGTGACTTATTTAATGCGTAAGCTTGATATTACAGCCGAAGAAGTTTTAGATATTTTCAACAAAAAATCTGGAATGGCTGGAATTAGTGGGATTTCAAGTGATGCTCGTGATATCGAAAACGGTATTGATGACGGCAATGAACGTGCAATTTTAACACGTAAGATGTATGCACAACGTGTATTACAATATGTGGGTGCTTATGCACTTCAATTAGGTCATGTTGATGGTCTTGTCTTTACAGCGGGTCTTGGAGAAAACGATACAGGAACACGTGAAGCAATTTTAGATGTGTTACAACCAGGATTAAAACTTGATTATGACCGTGAATTAAATAGTAAAACACGTGGTAAGGAAGTTAAATTGAGTACCGATGCTTCTTCAATGGATATTTGGGTTTGTCCAACAAATGAAGAACTCGTAATCGCAACAGACGCTTACAGAATTCATAATGAACAAAACTAA
- a CDS encoding DDE-type integrase/transposase/recombinase, whose amino-acid sequence MKHYSYKKPGTQSRIYPNIIKNQWRATKPLEIIVSDMTHIRNKGINYEWTLMVDTFNNEIISSALSRTTGDPKPYYKCLEDLLALLKDNKKTAPTILHTDQGAVYHSKAFAKAHENYNIIRSMSRAGTPTDNPIIESLNGWIKAEMACDYQYWSVDNFENFIEEYVHYFNFERPAYCLNYKTPIQYKMDKGF is encoded by the coding sequence GTGAAACACTATTCCTATAAAAAACCTGGAACACAAAGTCGAATTTATCCTAATATTATAAAGAATCAATGGAGGGCAACCAAACCTTTAGAAATTATTGTTTCAGATATGACACATATTCGAAACAAAGGGATTAATTATGAATGGACTTTAATGGTTGATACCTTTAACAATGAAATTATCAGTTCTGCATTATCGCGTACAACTGGTGATCCTAAGCCTTACTACAAGTGTCTCGAGGATCTCCTTGCGCTACTTAAGGATAATAAAAAAACAGCTCCCACGATTCTTCACACAGATCAAGGAGCTGTCTACCACTCTAAAGCTTTCGCTAAAGCGCATGAAAATTATAACATAATTAGATCTATGTCGCGAGCTGGAACACCTACAGATAATCCAATTATCGAATCATTAAATGGATGGATTAAAGCAGAAATGGCGTGTGATTATCAATACTGGTCCGTAGATAACTTTGAAAATTTTATCGAAGAATATGTACATTATTTCAATTTTGAAAGACCTGCTTACTGTTTAAATTACAAAACCCCTATCCAATATAAAATGGATAAGGGTTTCTAG